One window from the genome of Solea solea chromosome 13, fSolSol10.1, whole genome shotgun sequence encodes:
- the LOC131471052 gene encoding putative transmembrane protein ZNF593OS, translating to MLWIESYLQPGLGHSRSSLIDRNSSTSGEMIIRLGRLTPGYFRLLQRQVAGEVQLQPQDRAVNQIAMMLAIMGLSLSYYSAKQMMEKVQRQQRETLTAA from the exons ATGCTTTGGATTGAATCCTATCTCCAACCAG gtcttGGTCACTCCAGATCTTCTCTAATCGACCGTAACTCGAGCACATCTGGAGAGATGATCATCAGACTGGGCCGACTCACACCTGGATACTTCCGTCTCCTCCAG AGACAAGTGGCCGGTGAGGTGCAGCTGCAGCCTCAGGACCGCGCCGTGAACCAGATCGCCATGATGCTGGCCATCATGGGCCTGAGTCTGTCTTACTACAGCGCCAAGCAGATGATGGAGAAGGTGCAGAGACAGCAGCGTGAGACACTCACAGCAGCGTGA